One window of the Desulfovibrio sp. genome contains the following:
- the thiC gene encoding phosphomethylpyrimidine synthase ThiC: protein MSASLLSQNSALSGLLDKYLTTLAEEEQLAPQTIVDAIEAGTMVLLGNPAHPNLKPLLVGQPSRIKVNANIGTSPLCNCPATEERKIKAALEAGADTVMDLSIAGDLDALRLGMLKACPLPLGTVPLYAVGQQILDAEQDIATMQPDALFDEIAKQAEQGVDFITVHCGLSKRGAEMAVKNNRVLGIVSRGGSMLARWMLENNRENPLLEYYDRLLEICRPYNVTLSLGDGLRPGAGVDAGDAAQWEEVINLGQLAKYALERGVQCMIEGPGHVPLNQVRTQIQGIKRLTNNAPLYVLGPLCCDSAPGYDHIAGAIGGAMGVEAGVDFLCYLTPAEHLTLPDEADVRAGVMASRVAAHVGEVALGRPAAVAREAAMNAARKALDWDAMHKAALDPQMLEKRREDHKTEEVCAMCGKFCSVKMLRGH, encoded by the coding sequence ATGTCTGCATCTCTCCTTTCGCAGAACTCCGCCCTGAGCGGTCTGCTGGACAAATACCTCACCACCCTTGCTGAGGAAGAACAACTCGCACCGCAAACCATTGTCGATGCCATTGAGGCAGGCACAATGGTGTTGCTGGGCAACCCCGCGCACCCCAACCTCAAGCCCCTGCTTGTGGGCCAGCCCTCGCGCATCAAGGTGAACGCCAACATCGGCACGTCGCCCCTGTGCAACTGCCCGGCCACCGAAGAACGCAAGATCAAGGCCGCCCTCGAAGCCGGGGCCGATACCGTGATGGATCTTTCCATCGCGGGCGATCTGGACGCGCTGCGCCTTGGCATGCTCAAGGCCTGCCCCCTGCCCCTTGGCACCGTGCCCCTCTACGCCGTGGGTCAACAGATTCTGGACGCAGAGCAGGACATTGCCACCATGCAGCCCGATGCCCTGTTTGACGAAATCGCCAAGCAGGCCGAGCAGGGTGTGGACTTTATCACCGTGCACTGCGGCCTTTCCAAGCGCGGCGCAGAAATGGCCGTCAAGAACAACCGCGTGCTGGGCATTGTTTCGCGTGGCGGCTCCATGCTGGCCCGCTGGATGCTCGAGAACAACCGCGAAAATCCCCTGCTTGAATACTACGACCGTCTGCTCGAGATCTGCCGCCCCTACAACGTTACCCTTTCGCTGGGCGACGGCCTGCGCCCCGGCGCTGGCGTGGACGCGGGCGACGCAGCCCAGTGGGAAGAAGTCATCAACCTGGGCCAGCTTGCCAAATATGCCCTTGAGCGCGGCGTGCAGTGCATGATCGAAGGCCCCGGCCATGTGCCGCTCAATCAGGTGCGCACCCAGATTCAGGGCATCAAGCGCCTCACCAACAATGCCCCCCTGTATGTGCTTGGCCCCCTGTGCTGCGACAGCGCCCCCGGCTACGATCACATTGCCGGTGCCATCGGCGGCGCCATGGGCGTGGAGGCCGGTGTGGACTTTTTGTGCTACCTCACCCCCGCTGAGCACCTCACCCTGCCCGATGAGGCAGACGTGCGCGCCGGCGTGATGGCCTCGCGCGTGGCAGCCCATGTAGGCGAAGTGGCCCTTGGCCGCCCCGCCGCCGTTGCCCGCGAGGCAGCCATGAACGCCGCCCGCAAGGCTCTGGACTGGGATGCCATGCACAAGGCCGCCCTTGATCCGCAGATGCTCGAAAAACGCCGCGAAGACCACAAGACTGAAGAAGTCTGCGCCATGTGCGGCAAGTTCTGCTCTGTCAAAATGCTGCGCGGGCACTAG
- a CDS encoding iron-containing alcohol dehydrogenase, which translates to MWNQAEDYNNVREIRVKTTTYLGVGAIDKIDDILAQLKSEGINAVLCVCGGRSYKITGAWDKVEAAAQKHGITLALYNRVTPNPTTDSVDEAAAMGREANVGAVLAIGGGSPIDCGKSAAILLANPGKTGEDLYCYRFTPQTALPVIAINLTHGTGSEVNRFAVATVTKLNYKPAIAYDCIYPRYAIDDPALMTGLSPDQTRYVSIDAVNHVVEAATTTVTNPLAISLAAETIRLVHQWLPAVLANPADLKARHQLCYAAMQAGVAFDNGLLHFTHALEHPLSAVSPDLSHGLGLAVLLPAVILECYPARPDVLAHILAPMAPGLKGLPEEAPVAAKAVEQWLASVGVTQKLEDIGVTAQDIEKFCDLVEQTPSLGLLISVAPVEGTRERVARIYTNSLKPLA; encoded by the coding sequence ATGTGGAATCAGGCAGAAGACTATAACAATGTTCGGGAAATTCGCGTCAAAACCACCACTTATCTGGGTGTGGGGGCCATTGATAAAATAGACGACATACTTGCCCAGCTCAAAAGCGAGGGCATCAACGCGGTGCTTTGTGTGTGCGGTGGCCGTTCGTACAAGATCACCGGCGCGTGGGACAAGGTTGAGGCCGCAGCCCAAAAGCACGGCATAACCCTTGCGCTCTATAACCGCGTTACCCCAAACCCCACCACAGACAGTGTTGACGAAGCCGCAGCCATGGGCCGCGAGGCCAACGTGGGCGCAGTGCTCGCCATTGGCGGCGGCAGTCCCATTGACTGCGGTAAAAGCGCCGCCATCCTGCTGGCAAACCCCGGCAAGACCGGCGAGGATCTGTACTGCTACCGCTTTACGCCACAAACGGCCCTGCCGGTTATTGCCATCAACCTGACCCACGGTACGGGCAGCGAAGTGAACCGCTTTGCCGTGGCCACGGTGACCAAGCTTAATTACAAACCCGCAATCGCGTACGACTGCATCTACCCGCGCTACGCCATCGACGATCCGGCGCTCATGACCGGGCTCTCGCCCGACCAGACGCGCTACGTTTCCATCGACGCCGTCAACCATGTGGTGGAGGCAGCCACAACCACGGTTACCAATCCTCTTGCCATTTCGCTGGCGGCAGAAACAATCCGGCTGGTGCACCAGTGGCTGCCCGCCGTGCTGGCAAACCCCGCCGACCTCAAGGCTCGCCACCAGCTGTGCTATGCGGCCATGCAGGCGGGCGTGGCCTTTGACAACGGCCTGCTGCACTTTACCCACGCTCTGGAGCACCCGCTGAGTGCTGTCAGCCCCGATCTTTCGCATGGCCTTGGTCTGGCGGTACTGCTGCCCGCCGTGATTCTTGAATGCTACCCCGCGCGACCCGATGTGCTGGCGCACATTCTCGCACCCATGGCCCCCGGACTTAAAGGCCTGCCGGAGGAAGCACCCGTGGCGGCAAAGGCCGTTGAGCAGTGGCTTGCCAGCGTGGGTGTAACGCAAAAACTTGAAGATATCGGCGTGACCGCACAGGATATTGAAAAATTCTGTGACCTTGTTGAGCAGACTCCTTCGTTGGGCCTGCTGATTTCTGTTGCACCGGTGGAAGGAACCCGCGAGCGCGTGGCGCGCATCTACACCAATTCTCTCAAACCATTGGCTTAA
- the ahpC gene encoding alkyl hydroperoxide reductase subunit C, producing MGNLINKAVEPFSVMAFHAGELKTVTEADLKGHWSVFFFYPADFTFVCPTELEDLAETYDQFKKLNCEIYSVSTDSAFVHKAWADASPSIAKIRYPMLADCAGALCTAFGVMIEGAGQALRGSFLVNPDGLIKAYEIHDTPIGRNVEELLRKLEAAQFVAEHGDQVCPARWKPGSATLKPGLDLVGKL from the coding sequence ATGGGAAATCTCATCAATAAAGCGGTAGAGCCTTTCAGCGTAATGGCCTTTCACGCCGGTGAGCTGAAAACGGTTACAGAAGCCGACCTCAAGGGACACTGGTCGGTATTCTTCTTCTATCCTGCCGACTTTACGTTTGTTTGCCCCACGGAGCTTGAAGACCTGGCCGAAACCTACGACCAGTTCAAAAAGCTCAATTGCGAAATATACTCCGTCTCCACCGACAGCGCCTTTGTGCACAAGGCATGGGCCGACGCCTCGCCCAGCATAGCCAAGATACGCTATCCCATGCTGGCAGACTGCGCGGGCGCGCTATGCACCGCCTTTGGTGTGATGATTGAAGGAGCCGGTCAGGCCCTGCGCGGCAGTTTTCTGGTTAATCCCGATGGCCTGATCAAGGCCTATGAAATTCACGATACGCCCATTGGCCGCAATGTTGAAGAACTGCTGCGCAAGCTTGAAGCCGCGCAGTTTGTGGCCGAACACGGCGATCAGGTATGCCCCGCCCGCTGGAAACCCGGCAGCGCCACGCTGAAACCGGGCCTTGATCTGGTGGGCAAGCTGTAG
- a CDS encoding transcriptional repressor → MTTQQNNACLADFLDFMNRKGLNTTSQRRIIAEAFFELPGHHSLEEFYQHVIKRDSGIGQTTVYRTLKLLCDAGMAMEIHFSDGITRYEIAKPDSHHDHLVCLDCGKIVEICDPRIEKLQKEMAEKYGFKLRGHVHNLYGICKECRDKAAQED, encoded by the coding sequence ATGACAACGCAGCAAAATAACGCCTGCCTGGCGGATTTTTTGGATTTCATGAACCGCAAGGGACTGAACACCACATCCCAGCGACGCATCATTGCCGAGGCTTTTTTTGAACTGCCCGGCCACCACTCGCTTGAAGAATTTTATCAGCATGTGATCAAGCGCGATTCCGGCATCGGCCAAACCACGGTGTACCGCACGCTCAAGCTGCTGTGCGATGCCGGCATGGCAATGGAAATCCACTTTAGCGACGGCATCACCCGCTACGAAATCGCCAAGCCGGACAGCCATCACGACCATCTTGTTTGCCTTGATTGCGGCAAAATTGTGGAAATATGCGATCCGCGCATTGAAAAACTGCAAAAAGAAATGGCCGAAAAATACGGCTTCAAATTGCGCGGGCATGTGCACAACCTTTACGGCATCTGCAAGGAATGCCGCGACAAGGCCGCACAGGAAGACTAG
- the uvrA gene encoding excinuclease ABC subunit UvrA: MNTSKHCIHIEKARQHNLKNISLDIPRDELVVICGPSGSGKSTLAFDIVYAEGQRRYVESLSAYARQFLPQMDKPDVEKIEGLSPAISLEQQSVSRNPRSTVGTVTEIYDFLRVFFARLGRMYCPQCGRPIEARAADEIIADIMALPQGTKFMVMAPLVELQKGTHQDKFKKLKAEGFARVRVNGEFYTLDDVPALDKNKKHSIDLVVDRLVNKEGIRGRLADSVELALRYGEGRLVLHEPDKATAGQEADTVHSTTSVCAHCRISLPAPSPQLFSFNGPQGACPRCVGLGGVDYFEPRLIAPNMGLSLNTGALLPWATDKMFNRYEDALKALGKRFEFQLSTPLEQFSEDALSALFYGEDEQGRPARGSLGLRRNWMGGSVALGAGGDYQSEHFSDALRAQGQVGVSEKRWPGVIPLLESGMQYGDAWREALARFRQTMDCPDCHGARLNTNALSVRVDDLNIAQFCNLSVERALEWLGQREFTGRHVIIAEPLMKELTHRLSFMRSVGLEYLSLGRSMSTLSGGEAQRIRLASQLGSGLVGVTYVLDEPSIGLHPRDNERLLGTLRSLQARGNTVLVVEHDEATICAADTVIELGPGSGSQGGEIMFQGRVDDLLGKADTLTARYLRGDDVIALPDERREGQGALVMHGITTNNLRNIDCRIPLGVLTCVTGVSGSGKSSLVVDTLYKHVALNLGLRVDQPGTIAGLEYEEGSAPVERIVAIDQTPIGRTPRSNPATYTKIFDEIRNIFAMTQDARKRGYKPGRFSFNVRGGRCEACGGDGQIRVEMHFLPDVYVTCDVCKGKRYNHETLEVRYKGLNIAEVLDLTVHQARQLFESYPSLERRLAVLEEVGLEYLRLGQPATTLSGGEAQRIKISRELGKRSLPGTMYILDEPTTGLHMHEVGKLIKVLHALVDRGASVVVIEHNTDMILASDHVLDMGPGGGENGGQIVSAGTPEAIVADPNSITGRFLMQERLDRLKRRN; the protein is encoded by the coding sequence ATGAACACAAGCAAGCACTGCATCCACATTGAAAAGGCCCGCCAGCACAATCTCAAAAACATCAGTCTGGACATTCCCCGCGACGAGCTGGTGGTGATCTGCGGGCCTTCGGGCTCAGGCAAATCAACCCTCGCCTTTGACATCGTGTATGCCGAAGGGCAACGCCGCTATGTGGAATCGCTTTCTGCCTACGCCCGCCAGTTTCTGCCCCAGATGGACAAGCCAGATGTGGAAAAGATCGAGGGCCTTTCGCCCGCCATATCGCTTGAACAGCAGAGCGTTTCGCGCAATCCGCGCTCCACGGTGGGAACCGTAACGGAAATTTATGACTTTTTGCGCGTTTTTTTCGCACGTCTTGGCCGCATGTACTGCCCGCAGTGCGGGCGGCCCATCGAGGCCCGCGCAGCCGACGAAATAATTGCCGACATCATGGCCCTGCCGCAGGGCACCAAGTTTATGGTCATGGCCCCGCTGGTTGAGTTGCAAAAAGGGACGCATCAGGACAAGTTCAAGAAGCTCAAGGCCGAGGGCTTTGCACGTGTGCGCGTGAACGGCGAATTTTATACGCTGGACGACGTGCCCGCGCTCGACAAGAACAAGAAGCACTCCATTGATCTGGTGGTTGACCGCCTGGTGAACAAGGAGGGCATTCGGGGCCGCCTGGCCGATTCCGTAGAGCTGGCACTGCGCTATGGTGAGGGCCGCCTTGTGCTGCACGAGCCGGACAAGGCCACCGCAGGGCAGGAGGCCGACACCGTGCATTCCACCACCTCGGTGTGCGCGCACTGCCGTATTTCTCTGCCCGCCCCCAGCCCGCAGCTTTTTTCGTTTAACGGGCCGCAGGGGGCCTGCCCGCGTTGCGTGGGCCTTGGCGGGGTAGACTATTTTGAGCCGCGACTCATCGCCCCCAACATGGGGCTTTCGCTGAATACGGGCGCATTGCTGCCCTGGGCCACGGACAAAATGTTCAACCGCTACGAGGACGCCCTCAAGGCCCTGGGCAAGCGCTTCGAATTTCAGCTTTCCACGCCGCTTGAGCAGTTTAGCGAAGACGCGCTTTCCGCCCTGTTTTATGGCGAGGACGAGCAGGGCCGCCCCGCGCGCGGTTCGCTTGGCCTGCGCCGCAACTGGATGGGCGGCAGCGTGGCTCTTGGGGCTGGCGGCGATTACCAGAGCGAGCATTTTTCTGATGCCCTGCGTGCGCAGGGGCAGGTGGGCGTGAGCGAAAAACGCTGGCCCGGCGTTATTCCCCTGCTCGAAAGCGGCATGCAGTACGGCGATGCGTGGCGCGAGGCGTTGGCACGTTTTCGGCAGACCATGGATTGCCCAGACTGTCACGGCGCACGGCTCAACACCAATGCGCTTTCTGTGCGTGTGGATGACCTGAATATCGCGCAGTTCTGCAACCTTTCTGTGGAGCGCGCGCTGGAATGGCTGGGGCAGCGGGAATTTACGGGGCGGCATGTGATTATTGCCGAGCCGCTCATGAAAGAGCTGACCCACCGCCTTTCATTCATGCGCAGTGTGGGGCTTGAATACCTCTCGCTGGGGCGTTCCATGTCCACGCTTTCGGGCGGCGAGGCCCAGCGCATCCGCCTGGCCTCACAGCTGGGCTCTGGCCTTGTGGGCGTTACCTATGTGCTCGATGAGCCTTCTATCGGTCTGCACCCCCGCGACAACGAGCGTCTGCTGGGAACCCTGCGTTCATTGCAGGCGCGCGGCAATACCGTGCTTGTGGTGGAACACGACGAGGCCACCATCTGCGCGGCCGATACGGTCATTGAGCTTGGCCCCGGTTCTGGCTCGCAGGGCGGCGAAATCATGTTTCAGGGCAGGGTGGACGACCTGCTGGGCAAAGCCGACACTCTCACGGCCCGCTATCTGCGCGGCGACGACGTCATCGCCCTGCCCGACGAGCGGCGCGAAGGGCAGGGGGCGCTGGTCATGCACGGCATAACCACCAACAACCTGCGCAACATCGACTGCCGTATCCCGCTGGGTGTGCTGACCTGCGTGACCGGTGTTTCCGGCTCAGGCAAAAGCTCACTGGTGGTGGATACCCTCTATAAGCATGTGGCCCTGAATCTTGGTCTGCGCGTGGACCAGCCCGGCACCATCGCGGGGCTGGAATATGAAGAGGGCTCCGCGCCGGTGGAACGCATCGTGGCCATCGACCAGACGCCCATTGGCCGTACGCCGCGTTCCAACCCAGCCACCTACACCAAGATTTTTGATGAAATACGCAATATCTTTGCCATGACCCAGGATGCCCGCAAACGCGGCTACAAGCCGGGTCGGTTCAGCTTTAACGTGCGCGGGGGCCGCTGCGAGGCCTGCGGAGGCGACGGGCAGATCAGGGTTGAAATGCACTTTTTGCCCGATGTGTACGTTACCTGCGATGTGTGCAAGGGCAAGCGCTACAACCACGAAACTCTCGAGGTGCGTTACAAGGGGCTGAACATCGCCGAAGTGCTCGATCTCACCGTGCATCAGGCCCGCCAGCTGTTTGAAAGTTACCCCTCGCTCGAGCGCCGCCTTGCCGTGCTGGAAGAAGTGGGGCTCGAATACCTGCGGCTGGGTCAGCCCGCCACCACGCTTTCTGGCGGCGAGGCGCAGCGCATCAAGATTTCGCGTGAGCTGGGCAAGCGCTCGCTGCCGGGGACCATGTACATTCTCGACGAGCCCACCACGGGCCTGCACATGCACGAGGTGGGCAAGCTCATCAAAGTGTTGCACGCCCTGGTAGACCGGGGTGCCAGCGTAGTGGTCATTGAACACAATACCGACATGATTCTGGCTTCTGACCATGTGCTGGACATGGGGCCGGGCGGTGGTGAAAACGGCGGGCAGATTGTTTCTGCCGGTACGCCGGAGGCCATCGTGGCCGATCCCAATTCCATTACCGGGCGTTTTCTCATGCAGGAGAGGCTCGACAGGCTCAAACGGCGCAACTAG
- a CDS encoding DMT family transporter codes for MNNPALVCQAYAFATVVLWSTAYVYTKVALEFFTPGPLGLVRCAVASLAFLVILPVMGKGRCGFFLPAVRHLPLIAASGLSGFTLYLLAFNEGSISLNPTTNCIVISTVPILTAALARMFFDERLPVLRWMALALAFGGVVLMNSGGRGFMLAPGMGWVLVAAVLLSLYNIVQRTLLRHYGSLQIAAWSFFAGTLFLLYCLPQTMAELRAAPAHALWLVLFLGIFPSAAAYLFWARALAITPRTSLVTNYMFLTPFLAMLLDFAVRGGLPEASTFMGGAVIMGALLLFSLAGKRG; via the coding sequence ATGAACAACCCAGCCCTGGTCTGTCAGGCCTATGCCTTTGCAACAGTGGTATTGTGGTCCACAGCCTATGTGTACACCAAGGTAGCGCTCGAGTTTTTTACTCCCGGCCCGCTGGGCCTTGTACGTTGCGCCGTGGCATCACTTGCATTTCTTGTCATTCTGCCGGTCATGGGCAAGGGACGGTGCGGTTTTTTTCTGCCTGCCGTGCGGCATCTGCCCCTGATCGCGGCATCTGGCCTCAGCGGTTTTACGCTTTACCTGCTGGCATTCAACGAAGGCTCCATCAGCCTCAACCCCACCACCAACTGCATTGTTATTTCAACCGTGCCCATTTTGACGGCAGCTCTGGCCCGCATGTTTTTTGATGAGCGGTTGCCTGTGCTGCGCTGGATGGCGCTGGCGCTGGCCTTTGGCGGCGTGGTGCTGATGAATAGCGGCGGGCGCGGCTTTATGCTGGCGCCGGGCATGGGCTGGGTACTGGTGGCTGCGGTTTTGCTGAGCCTGTACAACATTGTGCAGCGCACGCTTTTGCGGCACTACGGCTCGTTGCAGATTGCGGCGTGGAGTTTTTTTGCCGGTACGCTGTTCTTGCTTTATTGCCTGCCGCAAACCATGGCAGAGCTGCGGGCTGCGCCCGCACATGCCCTGTGGCTGGTGCTGTTTCTCGGTATTTTCCCCAGTGCCGCGGCCTATCTGTTCTGGGCACGAGCCCTTGCCATAACTCCGCGCACCAGCCTTGTGACCAACTACATGTTTCTGACACCCTTTTTGGCCATGCTGCTCGATTTTGCAGTGAGAGGCGGGCTGCCCGAAGCCTCGACCTTTATGGGCGGGGCGGTCATCATGGGGGCTTTGTTGCTGTTCAGCCTTGCGGGCAAGAGGGGATAA
- a CDS encoding RNA methyltransferase, whose product MPKEPTARRKARFLEVLSHRQPDLTLVLANIHDPHNVSAIYRSCDAFGVSRVHLYYTNTAFPALGRKTSASARKWVETERHKTCDDMMAELRGQGMQVLATSFTEKARPMRDWDFTRPTAVIMGNEHSGVEPELLAAADGELYIPMYGMIQSFNVSVASAIILAEAARQREAAGMYAAPRYDAATLETRLGEWLEK is encoded by the coding sequence ATGCCGAAAGAACCCACTGCCCGCCGCAAGGCCCGTTTTCTTGAAGTGCTGAGCCACCGCCAGCCCGACCTTACGCTGGTGCTTGCCAATATTCACGACCCGCACAATGTTTCGGCCATCTACCGGTCGTGCGATGCTTTTGGCGTGAGCCGTGTGCACCTGTATTATACCAACACGGCATTTCCCGCGCTGGGGCGCAAAACATCTGCTTCGGCCCGCAAATGGGTAGAAACCGAGCGCCACAAGACCTGCGACGACATGATGGCAGAGCTGCGCGGTCAGGGCATGCAGGTGCTTGCCACCTCTTTTACCGAAAAGGCGCGCCCCATGCGTGACTGGGACTTTACGCGTCCCACGGCTGTTATCATGGGCAACGAGCACAGCGGCGTGGAGCCGGAACTTCTGGCTGCCGCCGATGGCGAGCTGTACATTCCCATGTACGGCATGATCCAGAGCTTCAACGTGTCTGTCGCTTCGGCCATTATTCTGGCAGAAGCAGCACGTCAGCGCGAGGCAGCAGGCATGTACGCCGCTCCCCGTTACGACGCGGCAACCCTTGAGACCCGCCTTGGGGAGTGGTTGGAAAAGTAG
- a CDS encoding sodium:proton antiporter yields the protein MTLFRFVTIILSALLLAPGMALAAADHLSVPGTLSAWWIIPFGGMLLSIAIMPLTAHVFWEHHRGKISIFWALAFLVPCLAIYGPGVTFYEFCHSILLDYIPFLVLLFSLYTVAGGVRLKGSLVGTPPVNLGILALGTVLASWMGTTGAAMLLVRPMLRANAHRKYRVHSVVFFIFLVANIGGSLSPLGDPPLFLGFLKGVDFFWTTSHLFLKTLCLSVALLALYFVVDTVLYNKEGRPLPPAAPAQETAGATAGANSAVQEKLGLDGKINLLFLLGVVLSVLLSGLYPLGTVANIGGVPIEAQNVLRDTALLFLAWLSLRYTSRNCRELNGFSWGPIEEVAQLFFGIFVSMIPAMAILKAGTSGALAPLVELVSRDGQPVNAMYFWLTGILSSFLDNAPTYMVFFNTAGGNAQNLMHQMPETLAAISAGAVFMGACSYIGNAPNFMVRAIAEDQGVRMPGFFGYIAWSVCILVPMFALLTWIFFV from the coding sequence ATGACTCTATTCCGTTTTGTCACCATCATACTGAGCGCCCTTCTGCTCGCCCCCGGTATGGCCCTTGCCGCTGCCGACCATCTTTCCGTTCCCGGCACGCTCTCCGCCTGGTGGATCATCCCCTTCGGGGGCATGCTGCTTTCCATCGCCATAATGCCACTCACGGCCCACGTTTTCTGGGAACACCACCGGGGCAAGATATCCATTTTCTGGGCGCTGGCCTTTCTGGTTCCCTGTCTGGCCATCTACGGCCCGGGCGTGACCTTTTATGAATTCTGCCACAGCATCCTGCTGGATTACATACCGTTTCTTGTACTGCTGTTTTCGCTGTACACAGTGGCCGGGGGCGTGCGCCTCAAGGGTTCGCTGGTGGGTACGCCGCCGGTAAACCTGGGCATTCTGGCGCTGGGCACTGTGCTCGCAAGCTGGATGGGCACAACAGGTGCCGCCATGCTGCTGGTGCGCCCCATGCTGCGTGCCAATGCGCACCGCAAATACCGTGTGCATTCTGTGGTCTTTTTCATTTTTCTGGTGGCCAACATTGGCGGTTCACTTTCTCCGCTGGGCGACCCGCCGCTGTTTCTGGGTTTTCTGAAAGGCGTGGATTTTTTCTGGACAACCTCGCACCTCTTTCTGAAAACCCTGTGTCTGTCGGTCGCCCTGCTGGCGCTGTATTTCGTTGTTGATACGGTGCTCTACAACAAGGAAGGCCGCCCCCTGCCGCCCGCCGCACCCGCCCAAGAAACCGCAGGTGCAACTGCGGGGGCAAACAGCGCGGTACAGGAAAAGCTGGGGCTCGACGGCAAGATCAACCTGCTGTTTCTGCTGGGCGTGGTGCTGTCGGTGCTGCTTTCCGGCCTGTACCCGCTGGGCACAGTGGCGAACATTGGCGGCGTGCCCATTGAGGCGCAAAACGTGCTGCGCGATACTGCCCTGCTGTTTCTTGCCTGGCTTTCACTGCGCTATACCAGCCGCAACTGCAGGGAACTCAACGGTTTTTCGTGGGGGCCCATTGAAGAAGTGGCCCAGCTGTTCTTTGGCATTTTTGTAAGCATGATTCCGGCCATGGCCATTCTCAAGGCGGGCACATCGGGTGCGCTGGCTCCTCTGGTGGAGCTGGTTTCGCGTGACGGGCAGCCGGTCAACGCCATGTACTTCTGGCTTACGGGCATTCTCTCAAGCTTTCTCGACAATGCCCCCACCTACATGGTCTTTTTCAACACTGCCGGCGGCAACGCGCAAAACCTCATGCACCAGATGCCCGAAACACTGGCGGCCATCTCTGCCGGTGCGGTTTTTATGGGTGCATGCAGCTATATTGGCAACGCGCCAAACTTTATGGTGCGCGCCATTGCAGAAGATCAGGGCGTGCGCATGCCCGGATTTTTTGGCTATATTGCATGGTCTGTGTGCATTCTTGTGCCGATGTTCGCGCTGCTTACCTGGATATTTTTTGTGTAG
- a CDS encoding radical SAM protein, giving the protein MSVHAQPSWFDPKAIETALERAAAPDNAELRDILNKSLELQPLSMEETVALMCVQDGVGIGRIMAVADEVKQKVYGDRIVLSAPLHISNHCGSECLYCANRKSNKTIERKYMTPPEMRQAALKLIRQGHKRIFLVSGQLPNADIEYLAEAISILYTAFDGVGEVHSVNVNVGALESHEYAALLDSYVGTMLIYQDTYHEASYRAAHVSGPKSDYYARLNAPDVAFQAGVPDVGSGLMLGLGPWQYDLLGVVQHQAHLLRAYNAGCRTLSLHRMRCAPGSNMQTPYPVSDSEYLRCVAIARLAVPYAGIILTTKEPAGLWRDGCSAGGSQLLTGSVANPYGNWIEDADQKVAFPIGEDCHVDEVVRFLLEEARHLPSFCAACPRLGRRGEDFLSMVRECGMKNQCGPNSAASFQEFLLHYATPYTRMMGEQLLTEKLEKMTTVELGAAKRLLSKVRAGRIDEFI; this is encoded by the coding sequence ATGTCTGTTCATGCACAGCCCAGCTGGTTTGATCCCAAGGCCATCGAAACAGCATTGGAAAGAGCAGCCGCGCCCGACAACGCAGAGCTGCGCGATATACTCAACAAGTCGCTCGAGCTGCAACCGCTTTCTATGGAAGAAACAGTGGCTCTCATGTGCGTGCAGGATGGCGTGGGCATTGGGCGCATCATGGCTGTGGCCGACGAAGTAAAGCAGAAGGTCTACGGCGACCGCATTGTGCTTTCCGCCCCGCTGCACATCTCGAACCACTGCGGCAGCGAATGTCTGTACTGTGCGAATCGCAAGAGCAACAAGACCATTGAACGCAAATACATGACCCCGCCTGAAATGCGTCAGGCCGCCCTCAAGCTCATCCGGCAGGGGCACAAGCGCATCTTTCTTGTGAGCGGGCAGCTGCCCAATGCTGATATTGAATATCTGGCCGAAGCCATCAGCATTCTGTACACCGCTTTTGACGGCGTGGGCGAAGTGCACAGTGTCAACGTCAATGTGGGCGCTCTCGAATCGCACGAATACGCCGCCCTGCTTGATTCGTATGTGGGCACCATGCTCATCTATCAGGACACCTACCACGAGGCCAGCTACCGCGCAGCCCACGTATCGGGCCCCAAGAGCGACTATTACGCGCGCCTCAATGCGCCCGATGTGGCCTTTCAGGCTGGTGTGCCCGATGTGGGCAGCGGTCTGATGCTGGGGCTTGGGCCGTGGCAGTATGATCTGCTTGGGGTTGTGCAGCACCAGGCGCACCTGTTGCGGGCCTACAACGCCGGTTGCCGCACCCTGAGCCTGCACCGCATGCGTTGCGCACCTGGCAGCAACATGCAGACCCCCTACCCCGTGAGCGATTCTGAATACCTGCGTTGCGTGGCCATTGCGCGTCTGGCTGTTCCTTACGCTGGCATCATTCTGACTACCAAGGAGCCTGCGGGCCTGTGGCGTGACGGATGCAGCGCCGGTGGTTCGCAGCTGCTCACCGGCAGCGTGGCCAACCCCTACGGCAACTGGATTGAAGATGCCGACCAAAAGGTTGCCTTTCCCATTGGTGAAGACTGCCATGTGGACGAAGTTGTGCGTTTTCTGCTTGAGGAAGCCCGTCACCTGCCGTCTTTTTGTGCGGCCTGCCCCCGGTTGGGCCGCCGTGGTGAAGACTTTTTATCCATGGTGCGCGAATGCGGCATGAAAAACCAGTGCGGCCCCAACTCTGCCGCGTCTTTCCAGGAATTTTTGCTGCACTACGCAACGCCCTACACCCGTATGATGGGTGAACAGCTGCTGACGGAAAAGCTGGAAAAAATGACCACCGTGGAGCTGGGCGCTGCCAAACGCCTGCTCTCCAAGGTGCGCGCAGGCCGTATCGACGAATTCATTTAA